The following are encoded together in the Acidobacteriota bacterium genome:
- a CDS encoding phosphotransferase encodes MTESRQEKFSGTREVAERLSFDLEPLQRYLEEHVEGFSGDLRVQQFKGGQSCPTYLLEAGGKSYVLRRKPPGKLLPSAHAVDREYRVMTALRDTNVPVPRTYCLCTDESVVGTMFFVMEHVKGRILWEALLPGMEPAERFAIYDAMNRTLARLHAVDYEAVGLETYGKPGNYFARQIHRWTKQYLASETRDIPAMNALIEWLPANIPESDETTIVHGDFRLDNMILHPERAEVIAILDWELGTLGHPLADFSYHTMQWEIPKDKGGLKGRDLEAIGIPTLETYRDAYCRRTGRDAIAHWNFYLAYNLFRSAGIAQGIAGRVRDGTAASAHAKEVGESVPRTAGLAWEAAQRA; translated from the coding sequence ATGACGGAAAGCCGCCAGGAGAAGTTTTCGGGGACCCGGGAGGTCGCGGAGCGTCTCAGCTTCGACCTCGAGCCGCTGCAGCGGTACCTCGAAGAACACGTCGAGGGGTTCTCGGGCGACCTCCGGGTCCAGCAGTTCAAGGGCGGCCAGTCCTGCCCCACCTACCTGCTGGAGGCCGGCGGCAAGAGCTACGTGCTGCGCCGCAAGCCGCCGGGGAAGCTGCTGCCTTCGGCGCACGCCGTCGACCGCGAGTACCGGGTGATGACGGCGCTGCGCGACACGAACGTGCCGGTGCCGCGGACCTACTGCCTCTGCACCGACGAGTCGGTCGTCGGCACGATGTTCTTCGTGATGGAGCACGTGAAGGGCCGGATCCTCTGGGAGGCGCTGCTGCCTGGCATGGAGCCTGCCGAGCGCTTCGCCATCTACGACGCGATGAACCGGACGCTCGCGCGCCTGCATGCCGTCGACTACGAGGCCGTCGGACTTGAGACCTACGGCAAGCCGGGCAACTACTTCGCGCGCCAGATCCACCGCTGGACGAAGCAGTACCTCGCCTCTGAGACCCGCGACATCCCGGCGATGAACGCGCTGATCGAGTGGCTGCCGGCGAACATCCCGGAGAGCGACGAGACGACGATCGTCCACGGCGACTTCCGGCTCGACAACATGATCCTGCACCCGGAGCGGGCCGAGGTGATCGCCATTCTCGACTGGGAACTGGGCACGCTCGGCCATCCGCTGGCCGACTTCAGCTACCACACGATGCAGTGGGAGATCCCGAAGGACAAGGGCGGGCTCAAGGGCCGCGACCTCGAAGCGATCGGCATCCCGACCCTCGAGACGTACCGCGACGCCTATTGCCGGCGAACCGGCCGCGACGCCATCGCGCACTGGAACTTCTACCTCGCCTACAACCTGTTCCGCAGCGCCGGCATTGCCCAGGGCATTGCCGGACGGGTACGCGACGGCACCGCCGCCAGCGCCCATGCGAAGGAAGTCGGCGAATCGGTGCCGCGGACGGCCGGACTGGCCTGGGAAGCCGCTCAGCGAGCCTGA
- the thiC gene encoding phosphomethylpyrimidine synthase ThiC has product MTIADRIPQSAAPLLSRDPLPNSRKVHVEGSDPSIRVPMREISQSPTTAGAGPSAASGLTALGPREENPPVVVYDTSGPYTDPTVEIDVRRGLEPIRRPWIEARADVEQLDHVSSSYGRERAANPRLDHVRFTAGRRPLRARAGARVTQMHYAKRGEITPEMEYIAIRENQRREQIAGEIAAQHAGESFGATIPQTITPEFVRSEVARGRAIIPANINHPELEPMAIGRNFLVKINANIGNSAVTSSIEEEVEKMVWAIRWGSDTVMDLSTGRNIHETREWILRNSPVPIGTVPIYQALEKVDGRPEELTWEMFRDTLIEQAEQGVDYFTIHAGVLLRYVPLTAKRRTGIVSRGGSIMAKWCLSHHKESFLYTHWDDICEIMAAYDVSFSIGDGLRPGSIEDANDEAQFAELKTQGELTRRAWDFDVQVMNEGPGHVPMHMIKENMDKQLEWCDEAPFYTLGPLTTDIAPGYDHITSGIGAAMIGWFGTAMLCYVTPKEHLGLPNREDVREGVITYKIAAHAADLAKGHPGAQARDNAVSKARFEFRWEDQFNLSLDPERARAFHDETLPQEGAKVAHFCSMCGPKFCSMEITQQIRDYAAEKGLEDAEAVAAGLKEKAGEFKKAGGEVYVPAK; this is encoded by the coding sequence ATGACGATTGCCGACCGAATCCCGCAGAGCGCGGCCCCCCTGCTGAGCCGTGATCCCCTCCCCAACTCGCGCAAGGTCCACGTCGAGGGCTCGGATCCGTCGATCCGCGTCCCGATGCGCGAGATCTCCCAGTCGCCGACGACCGCCGGCGCGGGTCCGTCCGCCGCAAGCGGCCTGACCGCCCTGGGGCCGAGAGAGGAGAATCCGCCGGTCGTTGTCTACGACACATCGGGGCCGTACACGGACCCGACCGTCGAGATCGACGTTCGCCGCGGCCTGGAACCGATCCGCCGACCCTGGATCGAAGCGCGCGCCGATGTCGAGCAACTCGACCACGTCTCCTCCAGCTACGGTCGCGAGCGCGCCGCGAACCCGCGGCTCGACCACGTCCGGTTCACCGCCGGCCGACGGCCGCTGCGAGCCCGAGCCGGCGCCCGCGTAACGCAAATGCACTACGCCAAACGCGGCGAGATCACGCCGGAGATGGAGTACATCGCCATCCGCGAGAACCAGCGCCGCGAGCAGATCGCCGGCGAGATCGCGGCCCAGCACGCCGGGGAGAGCTTCGGCGCCACGATCCCGCAGACGATCACGCCCGAGTTCGTGCGCTCCGAGGTCGCCCGAGGACGCGCGATCATCCCCGCGAACATCAACCACCCGGAACTCGAGCCGATGGCGATCGGCCGCAACTTCCTGGTCAAGATCAACGCGAACATCGGCAACTCGGCCGTCACCTCGTCGATCGAGGAGGAGGTCGAGAAGATGGTCTGGGCGATCCGCTGGGGCTCCGACACGGTGATGGACCTCTCCACCGGCCGCAACATCCACGAGACCCGGGAGTGGATCCTGCGCAACTCGCCGGTGCCCATCGGCACCGTGCCGATCTACCAGGCCCTGGAGAAGGTCGACGGCCGGCCCGAGGAGCTGACCTGGGAGATGTTCCGGGACACCCTCATCGAACAGGCCGAACAGGGCGTCGACTACTTCACGATCCACGCCGGCGTCCTGCTCCGCTACGTGCCGCTGACGGCGAAGCGGCGCACCGGCATCGTCAGCCGCGGCGGCTCGATCATGGCCAAGTGGTGCCTCTCCCATCACAAGGAGAGCTTCCTTTACACGCACTGGGACGACATCTGCGAGATCATGGCGGCATACGACGTCTCCTTCTCGATCGGCGACGGGCTCCGGCCCGGCTCGATCGAGGACGCGAACGACGAAGCCCAGTTCGCAGAGCTCAAGACGCAGGGCGAACTGACCCGCCGCGCCTGGGACTTCGACGTCCAGGTGATGAACGAGGGCCCCGGTCACGTGCCGATGCACATGATCAAGGAGAACATGGACAAGCAGCTTGAGTGGTGCGATGAGGCGCCGTTCTACACCCTCGGGCCGCTGACGACCGACATCGCCCCCGGCTACGACCACATCACCTCCGGCATCGGCGCCGCGATGATCGGCTGGTTCGGCACCGCGATGCTCTGCTACGTCACCCCCAAGGAACACCTCGGTCTGCCCAACCGCGAGGACGTCCGCGAAGGCGTGATCACGTACAAGATCGCCGCCCACGCCGCCGACCTGGCCAAGGGCCACCCGGGCGCCCAGGCCCGGGACAACGCCGTCTCCAAGGCCCGCTTCGAGTTCCGTTGGGAGGACCAGTTCAACCTCTCGCTCGACCCGGAGCGCGCCCGCGCCTTCCACGACGAAACCCTGCCCCAGGAAGGCGCCAAGGTGGCCCACTTCTGCTCCATGTGCGGCCCCAAGTTCTGCTCGATGGAGATCACCCAGCAGATCCGCGACTACGCCGCGGAGAAGGGGCTCGAGGACGCGGAAGCCGTCGCCGCCGGGTTGAAGGAGAAGGCCGGGGAGTTCAAGAAGGCCGGCGGCGAAGTCTACGTTCCGGCCAAGTAG
- the aceE gene encoding pyruvate dehydrogenase (acetyl-transferring), homodimeric type, whose translation MDMDPTNRPGADTARQDIDPAETAEWLEALEAVMDREGPERAHFLLEALVDQARRSGAYLPYKATTAYLNTIPARAQEPLPGDAELEWRIRSIIRWNAMAMVVRANHDYEGLGGHIASFASAATLYDVGFNHFFRAPSEDHGGDLVMIQGHSSPGIYARAFLEGRLSEEELLRFRRESQPGGLSSYPHPWLMPGFWQYPTVSMGLGPLMAIFQARFMKYLHNRGLVDTEGRKVWAFMGDGEMDEPESLGSISLASRENLDNLIFVVNCNLQRLDGPVRGNGKIIQELEAVFRGAGWNVIKLVWGSYWDPLLARDRHGLLRRRMEEAVDGEYQAYKASQDGGFVREHFFGKYPELKAMVAHLTDEDIWRLNRGGHDPHKIYAAYAAAVRHTGQPTVILAKTVKGYGMGEAGEGMNVTHQQKKMGLRALMGFRDRLDIPVSDEDLEETPFYRPPEDSPEIRYMKERREALGGYLPARTFAATPLDVPELDAFDALLRSSRGREFSTTMAFVRLFTLLTRNPAIRNRLVPIVADEARTFGMEGMFRQLGIYAPTGQLYEPVDAHKIAPYREARDGQILQEGINEAGSLCSWMAAGTSAANHGFHMIPFFIFYSMFGFQRVGDLIWAAADMQARGFLIGGTSGRTTLNGEGLQHQDGHSHLTASTVPNCVSYDPTYAYELAVILQDGLRRMYAEEEPVFYYLTTLNENYEHPRMPAGAEEGIRRGLHRIRPGSRHRMRATLLASGAILREAEAAAEMLEEDWKVSAEVWSATSFNELRRDGIEVERWNRLHPGEEKKVSYVRQCLTGRGGVTVAASDYMKVYTDQIRAFVPGPYRTLGTDGFGRSDTREQLRAFFEVDRRHIVVSALASLAENGEIDPEAPSRAIAAYGIDPNAPNPATA comes from the coding sequence ATGGACATGGATCCCACGAACAGGCCCGGAGCGGACACGGCGCGCCAGGACATCGATCCGGCTGAAACCGCCGAGTGGCTGGAGGCTCTGGAAGCGGTCATGGACCGCGAGGGGCCGGAGCGGGCGCACTTCCTGCTCGAGGCCCTGGTCGATCAGGCTCGACGCTCCGGGGCGTACCTTCCGTACAAGGCGACGACCGCCTACCTGAACACGATTCCGGCCAGGGCGCAGGAACCGCTGCCGGGCGACGCGGAACTCGAGTGGCGGATTCGCAGCATCATCCGCTGGAACGCGATGGCGATGGTCGTGCGCGCCAACCACGACTACGAGGGACTTGGCGGGCACATCGCGTCCTTCGCTTCCGCCGCCACGCTCTACGACGTGGGCTTCAACCACTTCTTCCGCGCGCCCTCCGAGGACCACGGCGGCGACCTGGTCATGATCCAGGGTCACTCTTCGCCGGGCATCTACGCCCGCGCCTTCCTGGAGGGCCGGCTGAGCGAGGAGGAACTGCTCCGTTTCCGGCGCGAGTCACAGCCGGGCGGGCTGTCGTCCTATCCGCACCCCTGGCTGATGCCGGGGTTCTGGCAGTACCCGACCGTGTCGATGGGACTCGGACCGCTGATGGCGATCTTCCAGGCCCGGTTCATGAAGTACCTGCACAACCGCGGTCTGGTCGACACCGAGGGCCGCAAGGTGTGGGCCTTCATGGGCGACGGCGAGATGGACGAGCCGGAGTCCCTGGGATCGATCTCCCTTGCGTCGCGGGAGAACCTCGACAACCTGATCTTCGTCGTCAACTGCAACCTGCAGCGGCTCGACGGCCCGGTTCGGGGCAACGGCAAGATCATCCAGGAGCTCGAGGCGGTGTTCCGCGGCGCCGGCTGGAACGTGATCAAGCTGGTCTGGGGGTCGTATTGGGATCCGCTGCTGGCGCGCGACCGCCACGGGCTGCTGCGGCGGCGCATGGAGGAGGCGGTCGACGGCGAGTACCAGGCGTACAAGGCGAGCCAGGACGGCGGCTTCGTGCGCGAGCACTTCTTCGGCAAGTACCCGGAACTCAAGGCGATGGTCGCCCACCTGACCGACGAGGACATCTGGCGGCTGAACCGTGGCGGCCACGACCCGCACAAGATCTACGCGGCCTACGCGGCGGCGGTGAGGCACACCGGGCAGCCGACGGTCATCCTGGCGAAGACGGTCAAGGGCTACGGCATGGGCGAGGCCGGCGAGGGGATGAACGTCACCCACCAGCAGAAGAAGATGGGCCTGCGGGCGCTGATGGGCTTCCGGGATCGCCTCGACATCCCGGTCTCCGACGAGGATCTGGAAGAGACGCCGTTCTACCGGCCGCCGGAGGACAGTCCCGAGATCCGCTACATGAAGGAGCGCCGCGAGGCGCTGGGCGGCTACCTGCCGGCGCGGACCTTCGCCGCGACACCGCTCGACGTGCCGGAACTGGACGCCTTCGACGCCCTGCTGCGGTCCAGCCGCGGGCGCGAGTTCTCGACCACGATGGCGTTCGTGCGCCTGTTCACGCTGCTGACGCGAAACCCCGCGATCCGCAACCGCCTGGTGCCGATCGTCGCTGACGAGGCGCGCACCTTCGGCATGGAGGGCATGTTCCGGCAGCTCGGCATCTACGCGCCGACCGGCCAGCTCTACGAACCGGTCGACGCCCACAAGATCGCGCCCTACAGGGAGGCTCGAGACGGTCAGATTCTCCAGGAGGGAATCAACGAGGCCGGCTCGCTCTGCTCGTGGATGGCGGCGGGAACCTCGGCGGCCAACCACGGCTTCCACATGATCCCGTTCTTCATCTTCTACTCGATGTTCGGCTTCCAGCGGGTCGGCGACCTGATCTGGGCCGCGGCCGACATGCAGGCGCGGGGCTTCCTCATCGGCGGCACGTCGGGGCGGACGACGCTCAACGGCGAGGGCCTCCAGCACCAGGACGGCCACAGTCATCTCACCGCCTCGACGGTGCCGAACTGCGTCTCGTACGACCCGACCTACGCCTACGAACTCGCAGTGATCCTCCAGGACGGCCTGAGGCGGATGTACGCCGAGGAGGAGCCGGTCTTTTACTACCTGACGACGCTGAACGAGAACTATGAGCACCCCAGGATGCCCGCCGGCGCCGAAGAGGGCATCCGGCGCGGCCTGCACCGGATCCGGCCCGGCTCGCGCCATCGGATGCGAGCCACGCTGCTGGCCTCGGGAGCGATCCTGCGTGAGGCGGAGGCCGCGGCCGAGATGCTGGAGGAGGACTGGAAGGTGTCCGCCGAAGTGTGGTCGGCAACCAGCTTCAACGAGCTGCGGCGCGACGGCATCGAGGTGGAGCGCTGGAACCGCCTCCATCCGGGCGAGGAGAAGAAGGTGTCCTACGTCCGCCAGTGCCTCACCGGGCGCGGCGGCGTGACGGTTGCAGCGAGCGACTACATGAAGGTCTACACGGACCAGATCCGTGCCTTCGTCCCGGGTCCGTACCGGACGCTCGGCACCGACGGTTTCGGCCGCAGCGACACGCGCGAGCAGTTGCGGGCCTTCTTCGAGGTCGACCGCCGGCACATCGTGGTCTCCGCGCTGGCCTCGCTGGCCGAGAACGGCGAGATCGATCCCGAGGCGCCATCCAGGGCGATCGCCGCCTACGGCATCGACCCGAACGCACCGAACCCGGCCACCGCGTGA
- the aceF gene encoding dihydrolipoyllysine-residue acetyltransferase, with amino-acid sequence MSETLSVVVPDIGDFDSVDVVEVLVGVGDEVSVDQSLITLESDKASMEVPSPAAGRVVEIAVELGGQVGGGDLILTIEPADTVAKAEAEARSEPVAASAPPAPPPVAEPRPAGGGRRPPPPAADGPAATSAPPHASPAVRRFARMLGVDLRRVSGSGAKGRILREDVEGFVKEVMTGRGPQVAGAGIPPVPEVDFSKFGPVEQRPLSRIRKLSAASLHRSWLNVPHVTQHDEADITDLEAFRRAHLDEARERGVRLTLLAFLMKAVAATLVEFPEMNSSLAPDGESLVLKRYYNLGVAVDTPDGLVVPVVREVDRKTVYELAGELGEVSGRARERKLRPTDIQGATFTISSLGGIGGTAFTPIVNAPEVGILGVSRSVRRPVYVGAGLAPRLMLPVSLSYDHRVIDGAYAVRFTTHLCLVLSDIRRVVL; translated from the coding sequence GTGAGTGAGACCCTTTCCGTCGTCGTTCCCGACATCGGCGACTTCGATTCCGTCGATGTCGTCGAGGTCCTGGTGGGGGTCGGCGACGAGGTCTCGGTCGACCAGTCCCTGATCACGCTCGAGAGCGACAAGGCGTCGATGGAGGTGCCGTCTCCGGCGGCGGGCCGGGTGGTCGAGATCGCGGTGGAACTCGGCGGCCAGGTCGGCGGAGGCGATCTGATCCTGACGATCGAGCCGGCGGACACGGTTGCGAAAGCCGAGGCGGAGGCCCGGTCGGAGCCGGTTGCAGCCTCCGCGCCGCCCGCACCGCCGCCCGTTGCCGAACCGCGGCCGGCGGGCGGTGGTCGCCGGCCGCCGCCCCCCGCGGCCGACGGGCCGGCCGCGACTTCGGCGCCGCCCCACGCGAGCCCGGCGGTGCGGCGCTTCGCCCGCATGCTCGGCGTCGACCTGCGCAGGGTCTCCGGCAGCGGCGCCAAGGGACGCATCCTGCGCGAGGACGTCGAGGGCTTCGTCAAGGAGGTGATGACGGGTCGCGGACCGCAGGTTGCCGGCGCCGGCATTCCGCCCGTCCCGGAGGTCGACTTCTCGAAGTTCGGGCCGGTCGAGCAGAGGCCGCTTAGCCGCATCCGCAAGCTCTCGGCGGCGAGCCTCCACCGGAGCTGGCTGAACGTGCCGCACGTGACCCAGCACGACGAGGCAGACATCACGGATCTCGAGGCCTTCCGCCGGGCACATCTCGACGAGGCCCGCGAGCGCGGCGTCCGGCTCACCCTGCTGGCCTTCCTGATGAAGGCGGTGGCGGCAACGCTTGTCGAGTTCCCGGAGATGAACTCGTCGCTCGCCCCGGACGGAGAGTCCCTGGTTCTCAAGCGCTACTACAACCTGGGTGTCGCGGTCGACACGCCGGACGGCCTGGTCGTGCCCGTGGTGCGCGAGGTGGACCGGAAGACCGTCTACGAACTGGCCGGCGAACTCGGCGAAGTCAGCGGCCGGGCGCGCGAGCGGAAGCTCCGGCCCACCGACATCCAGGGCGCCACGTTCACGATCTCGAGTCTCGGAGGCATCGGCGGCACCGCCTTCACGCCGATCGTCAACGCGCCGGAGGTCGGCATCCTGGGCGTGTCGCGCTCCGTGCGGCGGCCGGTCTACGTCGGCGCGGGCCTCGCGCCCCGGCTCATGCTGCCGGTTTCACTGTCGTACGACCACCGGGTGATCGACGGCGCCTACGCGGTGCGCTTCACGACCCACCTGTGTTTGGTGCTCTCGGACATCCGCCGGGTCGTGCTCTGA
- the lpdA gene encoding dihydrolipoyl dehydrogenase, whose translation MAEPIRIVVPDIGDFDSVDVVEVLVSPGEHVDIDAGLITLESDKASMEVPSPHCGVVLEVAVSLGDKVGEGDLIVVLDADDESHPDHRAERPRHPHAPPPASGRSAALETGAELAAQGAEEESAAPEAAVGPAVAAPREVDAEVLVLGAGPGGYTAAFRAADLGRQVVLVEPHANLGGVCLNVGCIPSKALLHAGRVIDEAAEFAAHGIDFGQPEIDRARLAGWKEEVVGRLTGGLAQLAERRTVDVVRGHGRFVGPHEVEVADADDGRRTLTFGQAIVAVGSRPAMIPGLPEGDPRVWDSTDALELDPDFAPDGKLLVIGGGIIGLEMATVYAALGYRVTVVELLPQLLTGVDRDLVRPLQRRLAGRLEGIRTSTRVTGVKAQKNGLLVAMEDDNGESRSGLFARVLVAVGRRPNSDRFGAEAAGVRIDERGFVPVDDQQRTNVPHIFAIGDVVPGPMLAHKATHEGKVAAEVAAGEKSGFEARVIPSVAYTDPEVAWVGLTETEARENGTAYEKGVFPWGASGRALTLGRPEGLTKLLFDPSSGRVVGAGIVGTNAGDLIAEAALAIEMNADAADLALTVHPHPTLSETVGFAAEAYEGTITDLYLPRRGKR comes from the coding sequence ATGGCCGAACCGATTCGCATCGTCGTACCCGACATCGGCGACTTCGACTCCGTCGATGTCGTCGAGGTCCTGGTCTCTCCGGGGGAGCACGTCGACATCGACGCGGGTCTGATCACGCTCGAGAGCGACAAGGCGTCGATGGAGGTGCCGTCGCCCCACTGCGGCGTCGTCCTGGAAGTCGCGGTCTCGCTCGGCGATAAGGTGGGGGAGGGGGACCTGATCGTCGTGCTCGACGCCGATGACGAGTCGCACCCCGATCATCGGGCGGAGAGGCCGCGGCATCCGCATGCGCCGCCGCCGGCGTCCGGGAGGAGTGCCGCCTTGGAGACCGGCGCGGAGTTGGCCGCGCAGGGCGCGGAAGAAGAGTCGGCGGCGCCTGAAGCGGCGGTCGGCCCTGCCGTCGCCGCGCCGCGAGAGGTCGACGCCGAAGTCCTGGTCCTCGGCGCCGGCCCCGGCGGTTACACCGCGGCCTTCCGCGCTGCCGACCTCGGTCGCCAGGTCGTGCTCGTCGAACCGCACGCGAACCTCGGCGGCGTATGCCTGAACGTCGGCTGCATCCCCTCCAAGGCCCTGCTGCACGCGGGCCGCGTGATCGACGAGGCGGCCGAGTTCGCGGCTCACGGCATCGACTTCGGGCAGCCCGAGATCGACCGGGCGCGCCTGGCGGGCTGGAAGGAGGAAGTCGTCGGCCGGCTGACGGGAGGCCTGGCCCAGCTCGCCGAGCGGCGCACGGTCGACGTCGTGCGCGGCCACGGTCGCTTCGTCGGTCCGCACGAAGTCGAGGTCGCGGACGCGGACGACGGCCGCCGCACGCTGACCTTCGGCCAGGCAATCGTCGCCGTCGGCTCGCGTCCGGCGATGATTCCGGGCCTGCCGGAAGGCGACCCGCGGGTGTGGGACTCGACCGACGCGCTGGAGCTCGACCCTGACTTCGCGCCCGACGGCAAGCTGCTCGTGATCGGCGGCGGCATCATCGGCCTCGAGATGGCGACGGTCTACGCCGCTCTCGGTTACCGCGTGACGGTCGTCGAGCTGTTGCCGCAGCTTCTGACGGGCGTTGACCGCGACCTGGTCCGTCCGCTCCAGCGTCGCCTCGCCGGCCGCCTGGAGGGGATACGCACCTCGACCCGGGTGACCGGTGTCAAGGCGCAGAAGAACGGTCTGTTGGTGGCGATGGAAGATGACAACGGCGAGTCCCGCTCGGGCCTCTTCGCGCGAGTCCTCGTCGCGGTCGGCCGCCGGCCGAACAGCGACCGTTTCGGCGCGGAGGCGGCCGGCGTTCGGATTGACGAACGGGGTTTCGTGCCGGTCGACGATCAGCAGCGCACGAACGTGCCGCACATCTTCGCGATCGGCGATGTGGTGCCCGGTCCGATGCTGGCGCACAAGGCGACCCACGAGGGAAAGGTCGCGGCCGAGGTCGCGGCGGGGGAGAAGAGCGGCTTCGAGGCGCGGGTCATTCCGTCGGTCGCGTACACCGATCCGGAGGTGGCCTGGGTCGGCCTGACCGAGACGGAGGCGCGCGAGAACGGCACGGCCTACGAGAAGGGCGTCTTCCCCTGGGGCGCCTCCGGCCGGGCGCTGACACTAGGCCGGCCCGAAGGGCTGACCAAGCTGCTCTTCGATCCGTCGAGCGGCCGGGTCGTCGGCGCCGGCATCGTCGGCACCAATGCAGGCGACCTGATCGCCGAAGCGGCGCTGGCGATCGAGATGAACGCGGACGCGGCCGATCTGGCGCTGACCGTGCATCCGCACCCGACGCTCTCGGAGACGGTCGGCTTCGCCGCCGAGGCCTACGAAGGCACCATCACCGACCTCTACCTGCCGCGGCGCGGGAAGCGGTGA
- a CDS encoding S4 domain-containing protein, which yields MSRLDKWLQVSRMFRARSRATEACVAGRVTVNGQQAKAHRQLKVGDRIEFRIRDWKRVLVVRELRDKPLPKAEAPRLYEDLSPPKPEPRKRDPFLVPEPARRRRGAGRPTKRDRRRIDRLR from the coding sequence GTGAGCCGCCTCGACAAGTGGCTCCAGGTGTCGCGGATGTTCCGCGCCCGCTCCAGGGCGACCGAAGCCTGCGTCGCCGGCCGGGTGACGGTCAACGGACAGCAGGCGAAGGCGCACCGTCAGCTAAAGGTTGGCGACCGGATCGAGTTCAGGATTCGCGACTGGAAGCGGGTTCTCGTCGTACGTGAACTGAGAGACAAGCCGCTGCCCAAGGCGGAGGCGCCGCGGCTCTACGAGGATCTGAGTCCGCCGAAGCCGGAGCCGCGCAAGCGCGATCCGTTCCTGGTGCCGGAGCCGGCGCGAAGACGCCGCGGCGCCGGCCGCCCGACCAAGCGCGACCGGCGGCGGATCGACCGCCTGCGCTGA